The region CTTGCTAAAAAAGGAAGTGAAATAGGTGCCTTAATTGAAAATGTGCCAGGTGCAGCAGATGTTTCTGTGGAGAAAGTAGCTGGGTTACCAGAAATGAGTGTGCAATACGATCGTGCTAAAATCGCCAGATACGGACTTAATATTCAAGAGCTGAATGATATGATATCTATGGGCTTTGCTGGAAAAATAGCAGGAAGTGTTTTTGAAGGTGAAAAGCGATTTGATCTTGTAGTACGACTTGATAAAAACAAACGTCAAGATATAGACAATCTTAAAAACTTGTATGTAGATGTGCCGGCTGGTGGTAAAATACCCTTGAGTGAACTGGCAGATATCAGTTACCAAAAAGGAGCTGCTAAAATATCTAGAGATAATACCAGACGTAGAATAGTAGTAGGGATCAATGTGCGTAATCGGGACCTGCAATCTGTAGTTGACGACATACAAAAACTCATCAATGAAAACGTAAAGTTGCCCGTGGGGTATTCTATCACTTACGGTGGCCAATTTGAAAACCTTCAAAGTGCTAAATCACGATTAATGATTGCTGTACCTATAGCGCTTGTCTTAATATTTGTGCTTTTATACTTTGCGTTCAAATCAGTGAAAGAGGCTTTGATGATCTACTCGGCAATACCACTTGCCGCTGTAGGAGGTATTTTATTATTATGGATAAGAGATTTGCCATTTAGTATCTCTGCTGGAGTTGGTTTTATCGCCTTATTTGGTATTGCGGTATTGAATGGAATTGTACTGATAGAGCATTTTAAAGAATTACAAAAAGAAGGGTTTGAGAGTATGGAAGCTTTAATAAAACAAGGGACTAAAGATAGGCTTAGAGCAGTATTGTTAACCGCTTCTGCAGCTGCATTAGGATTTTTGCCAATGGCAATTTCTACAAACGCCGGTGCTGAGGTACAACGTCCACTAGCCACCGTGGTTATAGGCGGTTTAATAACTGCTACTTTACTCACCTTAGTTGTACTGCCCGTATTGTACGCCTATCTCTATACACCACCTAAAGAAAAGAAGAAAGGCTCTTCTCAAAAGGCTATCGCTGGTGCAAGTGTCTTGGTTTTATTGTTTTCATTGAATGTACAAGCACAGCAACAACCTAAAACTCTAGAAGAGTTGATACCGCTTGCGATTCAAAATAATGAAGGGTTAAAAGCGAGCGCTTTACAGGTAGAGCAATCTGATGCCTTGATCAATAGCGCTTTTAGTTTTGATAAAACCGAAGTTTATTATCATTTTGATGAGAACAACTTAGCTTTTAATGATCAGCCGTTACGAGTTTTTGGAATTCAGCAAAATTTCAGTTTCCCAACGGTTTATTTTTCTGAAAAGAAACGGAACGAAGCCAATTCTACCCTTGTGTTAAACGCATACGATATCAAGGAAAAGGGAATGAAACGTCAAGTGACAACGGCTTATTATAATTATCAAATCTCTAAAGAAAAGGAAGATACCTATAAGCAATTAGATAGTTTATATACTAATTTTTCTAGGATAGCAACCAGACGATTTGAGCTGGGGGAGACCAATTATCTTGAAAAAATTACTGCGACCTCTAAACAAAAGCAAATCCATCTGGCTTACACACAAGTTCAAAAAGAGGTCAGTCTTGCCTACCGCAGTTTACTAAAAGTAATTCAAGTAGATGAAGCTATTGCTATCGCTAGAGAGCCCACTCTCAAGGTAAGTATGCGTACTCTAGAAATAGGGAAGAGCCCAGAAATCAGTTTTTATGAGAGTAGAATAGCCTTGTTAGAAGCAGAAAGCCGTTTTGAAAAGCAAAAATTGCTACCTGATATCAGTCTGAATTATTTTCAAGGTTCCAATTCTCAATTGAATGGCAATCTATATGGGTATCAATTTGGTTTGAAAATCCCTATACTTTTTAGTGGACAATCTTCTCGAATTCAAGCAGCAAAAATAGCAGAAGATATCGCCACAGCAGAATCTAGCGAATATGAAATCCAATTAAGTGCCAAGCTGGATGCGTTACAAGTGAATCTCACCCAGCTTCAAGAGGCTTTAGATTATTATGAGAAGGAGGGCAACATGCTTTCTGAAGAAATTTTAAAAACAGCTGATGGTAGTTTTAGAAATGGTGAAATAGATTTTTACCAGTACATCCAAAGTTTAGAAAGTGCTTATGATATCAAACTAGGCCATCTCGATAAACTCAAGGAATACAATCAAACCATTATTGCCATTAATTACCTAACCCTATAAATAACACGTTATGAAACGTCATATATATACCATAATAACTTTTAGTCTAACTCTTGCCCTTTACAGTTGTGGCGAGCAAAGTAACCCATCTAACCTAGCAGAAGTCGAAAGCACTGCTGCTATTGATAACCGCATTCAGATCACGCAAGCGCAATTTGAACAAAGCAACATGATCTTAGGAGTCCTAGAAGAAAAATCATTTCCTAATATTGTTTCTGTCAACGGTATGATTGATGTACCTCCAGAAAATAGAGCCGTAGTGAACGCTACTATGGGCGGCTATATTAAAACAACCTCTTTATTAGTAGGAGATGTAGTGCGCAAAGGCCAAGTACTCGTAACCTTAGAAAATCCAGAGTTTATAAGGTTACAGCAAGAGTATATGGAAGTGAATGAACAACTTTCCTATCTCAAATCGGAGTATGATAGACAAGTACGTATGAAGGCTGAAAATATTACTTCTCAAAAAAGCTATTTAAAAGCAGAAAGTGAGTACAAAACTGCCGTAGCAAAGCATACAGGCTTAGATAAACAGCTGAGAATGCTGAATATCTTACCATCGAGTGTGCGTGCTGGAAACATCAGTTCTGTGGTGAGTATTTATGCGCCTATTTCAGGAAGTATTACTAAGGTGAATATTTCAAAAGGGAGTTATCTTTCACCAGCCACTGAAATTTTAGAAATCATCGATACAGACCATATTCACTTAGAGCTTTCTGTCTTTGAGAAGGATATCCTGAAGGTAAAAAAAGGACAAGAAATTGACTTTAAAATTCCTGAAGCATCATCAGATACCTATAAAGCAGAAGTGCATTTAGTAGGTACATCCATTGAAGAAAACAGAACGATTAAAGTACACGGTCATCTAGATAATGAAGAGAAAACCCATTTTTTAACGGGTATGTTTATAGATGCAAGTATTATTACAGATTCCGCTTTCGCGAAAGCGGTACCTAATCAAGCTGTAGTAGAAGTAGATGGCGTGTTTTATGTTTTAGTCTTAGATCAAAAGGAAGGCGACACCTATTATTTCAATCAAGAAGAAGTTGAAGTAAAAAGCAGTTATAATGGTTTTACGGTAATAGAAAATAAGAGTAGCTTTGATTCAGACACAAAGTTCTTGACCCAAGGCGCTTTTAATTTAATAGGAGATTAATTATGCATGAGCAAACAATAGAAAAGCATTACATGAATCGCAGCGGCTGGCTAAGAGCAGGAGTCTTAGGAGCTAATGATGGTATACTTTCTACCGCTAGTATCATAATAGGTGTTGCAGCAGCTAGTAGTGCACGGGATCCTGTTTTACTGGCAGGAGTTGCAGGTTTAGTGGCGGGTGCCTTATCTATGGCAGCAGGAGAATATGTGTCCGTTAGTTCTCAGACTGATGTAGAAAAATCTGACCTAGCTCGAGAAAAACAAGAACTTATAGATACGCCTGAGGAGGAGCTTGTAGAACTGGCAAAAATCTACGAGGGAAGAGGCTTAAAGACCGAAACAGCACTGGAAGTCGCTCGACAGTTAACAGCCCATAATGCACTAGAAGCGCATGCAAGAGATGAACTTGGGATACATGAAATGACTGAAGCAAAACCCTTGCAGGCAGCACTTTCTTCTGGAGTTGCTTTTACAGTAGGCGGCTTTTTACCTGTACTAGTAGCTTTTCTAGCACCTTTAAAAGGTATGGAATACATACAGTACGCTTTTGCTATTTTATTCCTAGCAGTGCTCGGCATCGTAGCTGCAAGAGCGGGGGGATCTAACCCAATAAAAGCAGTACTTCGGATTACCTTTTGGGGAACGCTTGCTATGGGATTAACGGCACTTATAGGTCATTTGTTCCAAGTAAATCTCGCCTAAAAAGATAAAAGGGATGAGGACTATTGAGATGGACTACCATAACATGTTGTAGTTGGGGTTTCCTGAGGGTTTCATTAAAAGTTTAAAAATTAAAAAAGCTCTATCAATATTGATAGAGCTTTTGATTTGAAGAGGTTACTTAAAAAATTAATACATGTTTTGCAATGCAATAACGTCATTGTTATTGAACTCTCCGCTAGTACTTCCAGAAAAACAAGCATTCATTAAACTAGAAGGATCCCATCCAGTTGCAGTTCCAGGAATATATACAGCACCTGCCGTACCGGCAGCTTCTCCACTTTGTCCACAAGACTGACGAGAGAAATAATCACTGTGACGGAAACCTATAGAGTGTCCTATCTCATGAGTAATAACATGCTCATTTACATTAGTGGAAAAACCTTCTAAATTATAAATTTGTACAAATTTATTTGGCACTCCAGAGTTACTAGGAAAACCAGCAACACCACCACTACTAGAATTACTGCTAGAAGTATCATAAACCACCATATCTGCAGCTTCAAAATTAGTTCCAAAAGTAAGTCTCAGATCTAATGAAACACCACTAAGTCTATTGTAATTAGCTACCGCCCATGTCAGTCCAGTTTGTGCCTTACTGGATAATCCGTTGGCGTTATTTGCGGTATATCCTAAGATATCAATAGTTCTATTAGTTCCAGTAACCAGGTTAAAGGTGCGGTATTGCTTTTCTAAAGTTTGAATTTGTTCCAAACCAAAGAATTGCTCTTCTGTTAATGCAATATCGTCTTCAATAAAGATGCGTTCTCCAGTTTTTCCGTTAGGAAAATAAAAATCGCGAATTTCAATATCGTCTGGATTGTAACCGATTTTTTCGGCGTGTTCTTTAGCAAGTTCTAAGGTGCTTTTTGTCTGGTCAACTGTAACTTCTTGATCTTGCTCACAAGAGGTAAGAACTATTGCAATGGATGCAATTCCTAGTAAAGAGACTTTGAATAATGATTTTTTCATAATTATAGATTTAGGGTTAATTATTTATTGATTTAAAACTAGAGTAATTTTACAAATTTGTAATAGCGCAAATTATATCATTCAACCATGAATAAGACCATTTAAAGAGTTAAATCCAGTTGTAGCCGATGTTTATTAAACATTAGTTACTTATATAATATTTTTATTATTCGATGAATTACGTTAAAACAGTCGTTTTTTGATGTATTTCACAGATCTGTTTTAACAAATGATAATTAAATAAACGATAAACCCTATCATTTTAATAGGGTTTACGGTCTGGTATTGTAGGAAATAAGCTAGTGAGAGCTATGGAGTCAATTATTTGGTTACTAGTTGTTTTTTAATACAGCCTATTTTATGGATGTATTTGCTGTTCATAGCATATCTAGTGTATAAATACGTCAGCACTTTTATTAAAGAGTGCCGTGAAGCCTAAAATCATAAAAAATAAAATTCTCTTAAGTAACTAAGATAAAGTACAGGACTAACTGCAACGGGATCAGCAGGAAGTTTTAATCCCTTGTATATAGTTTTAAAATTAGGGCATAAAAAAAGGTCTTAGTAAAAACTAAGACCTTTAAAGGGTGAAGGACGGGGCTCGAACCCGCGACTTCCGGTACCACAAACCAGCGCTCTAACCAACTGAGCTACAATCACCATATCGATGTGAGTTTTATTTAAGTGGATCTCAAGAATTCAACCACTCGCCTTTAGCGATTGCAAATTTAATATATTTCTGAAAACTGGGTGTAAAATTATAGTTTTTTTTCAATTTATTTAAATCAAATCAAAAACACTCTTTATTGCGGGAGGTCGCTCGCTCGTAAAGCCCTCAGCATGTTCCGTTCCTATAAGTCTACCGAAGTTAGCACTGCGGTATTTTATAGATTCTAAAAAGTTTTTTGAGTTGATAGGTGTTTGAGGGCCTTTATCTCCTGGTTGATAGAATTGGCTTTTATAAGCCTGTACAGCAGCCATTTTATCATCTATATAGCCAGTAATGTCCACCACAAAATCAGGTTCTATATCCAGCCACTGTATGTAATGGTATACTTGTTTAGGCCTCCAAGGTTCCTGAAGTTCCCCGTCTAAACTAGTTTCTATACGTTGTAGGCCAGATAGAAAACAGCCGACACTAGTTAATTCAGATGCCTTTGCATGATCTGGGTGTCGGTCTTTAATAGCGTTGCACAGAACTATTTCTGGACGGTACTTTCTGATCATTTTGATCATTTCTAATTGGTGGGCCTCGTCATTTACTATAAAACCATCTTTAAAGGCTAGATTTTCTCTAATAGAAAGTTTAAGGATTTTTGCAGCAGCAGCAGCTTCCTGATCTCTTATTTCGGCACTACCTCGCGAGCCTAACTCGCCTCTAGTTAAGTCTAGCACTCCAGTTGTTTTACCTAAGGATTGTTCTTTAAGTAAGACTCCGGCACAGCTCAATTCTATATCGTCTGGATGCGCTCCTACGGCGAGTATGTCTAATTTCATATTAGTTTTTTTTACGACTTTTTCCGATCGCATTTTCTAAATCAGCGATAAGAATTTCTGTTTCTTCAATACCTACAGAAAACCTTAATAGGCCATCAGAAATACCTTGTTCTTCTCTTTCTTGTTCAGTCAGCAGGCTGTGTGAAGTGGTGCTAGGGGCAAGAATAGTACTTTCTACACCTGCAAGACTTAAAGCAGGCATAATCACTTCTAGTTCTTCTAAGAAAGCAGTGTAATTGATGTGTTTTTTTAGTTCAAAGGACATCATACCACCGTAGGCATTCATTTGCTTTTTAGCGAGTTCGTGTTGTGGATGCGATTTTAATCCTGGATAATTTACTTTTTCAATATCTGGATGTTGATCTAAGAATTTAGCTAGTTTGTGAGCATTTTTAGACTGTCTTTTTACTCTTAAAGCTAGCGTCTTAATACTTCTTTCTAATAGCCATACCGTTTGATCACTTAAGCTACCACCATAATTTTTGGCAGTTTTCCAGAGTCTATCCATATGTTCTTGGCTACAACTAACGGTGCCCGCGCAAATATCGCTGTGACCGCCTAAATATTTAGTTGCACTGTGTATAACGATATCAATTCCAAAATCGGCAGGAGTCTGGTTGATAGGTGAGGCAAATGTATTGTCTATAGCGGTTGTTAAGGAGTTCGCTTTCGCGAAAGCGGAAACCAATTCCATATCCGTAACCTCTAATAAAGGGTTGCTGGGAGTTTCTATATACACCATTTTGGTGTTGGGTTTCAAACTTGCTTCCAGACTTTCTTGATCTACATGCTCGATCATGGTGTATTGAATACCTACATTTTCAAACTCTGCTGCTGCAAAATGGGCAGTACCACCGTAAATAGCTCGTTGCATGATCACGTGATCTCCAGTTTTAAGAAAAGCCATAAATACCGCGCTAATGGCTGCCATTCCACTACCGAATATCATTCCAGCTTCTGTATGTTCTAAAGCTGCCATCTTTTTACCAAGAGCAACTTGATTAGGCGTATTAAAATATCGCGGATATAAATTGGTGCCTTCACCTCTGTAATCATAAGCAGTGGATGTGTAAATAGGAGCCGTCGCTCCACCATAAACCTCATCTTTTAACTGTCCTGCATGTACA is a window of Nonlabens sp. MB-3u-79 DNA encoding:
- a CDS encoding trans-sulfuration enzyme family protein; this encodes MKENRNPNYVCVHAGQLKDEVYGGATAPIYTSTAYDYRGEGTNLYPRYFNTPNQVALGKKMAALEHTEAGMIFGSGMAAISAVFMAFLKTGDHVIMQRAIYGGTAHFAAAEFENVGIQYTMIEHVDQESLEASLKPNTKMVYIETPSNPLLEVTDMELVSAFAKANSLTTAIDNTFASPINQTPADFGIDIVIHSATKYLGGHSDICAGTVSCSQEHMDRLWKTAKNYGGSLSDQTVWLLERSIKTLALRVKRQSKNAHKLAKFLDQHPDIEKVNYPGLKSHPQHELAKKQMNAYGGMMSFELKKHINYTAFLEELEVIMPALSLAGVESTILAPSTTSHSLLTEQEREEQGISDGLLRFSVGIEETEILIADLENAIGKSRKKN
- a CDS encoding M57 family metalloprotease produces the protein MKKSLFKVSLLGIASIAIVLTSCEQDQEVTVDQTKSTLELAKEHAEKIGYNPDDIEIRDFYFPNGKTGERIFIEDDIALTEEQFFGLEQIQTLEKQYRTFNLVTGTNRTIDILGYTANNANGLSSKAQTGLTWAVANYNRLSGVSLDLRLTFGTNFEAADMVVYDTSSSNSSSGGVAGFPSNSGVPNKFVQIYNLEGFSTNVNEHVITHEIGHSIGFRHSDYFSRQSCGQSGEAAGTAGAVYIPGTATGWDPSSLMNACFSGSTSGEFNNNDVIALQNMY
- a CDS encoding VIT family protein, giving the protein MHEQTIEKHYMNRSGWLRAGVLGANDGILSTASIIIGVAAASSARDPVLLAGVAGLVAGALSMAAGEYVSVSSQTDVEKSDLAREKQELIDTPEEELVELAKIYEGRGLKTETALEVARQLTAHNALEAHARDELGIHEMTEAKPLQAALSSGVAFTVGGFLPVLVAFLAPLKGMEYIQYAFAILFLAVLGIVAARAGGSNPIKAVLRITFWGTLAMGLTALIGHLFQVNLA
- the bshB1 gene encoding bacillithiol biosynthesis deacetylase BshB1, which gives rise to MKLDILAVGAHPDDIELSCAGVLLKEQSLGKTTGVLDLTRGELGSRGSAEIRDQEAAAAAKILKLSIRENLAFKDGFIVNDEAHQLEMIKMIRKYRPEIVLCNAIKDRHPDHAKASELTSVGCFLSGLQRIETSLDGELQEPWRPKQVYHYIQWLDIEPDFVVDITGYIDDKMAAVQAYKSQFYQPGDKGPQTPINSKNFLESIKYRSANFGRLIGTEHAEGFTSERPPAIKSVFDLI
- a CDS encoding efflux RND transporter periplasmic adaptor subunit, producing MKRHIYTIITFSLTLALYSCGEQSNPSNLAEVESTAAIDNRIQITQAQFEQSNMILGVLEEKSFPNIVSVNGMIDVPPENRAVVNATMGGYIKTTSLLVGDVVRKGQVLVTLENPEFIRLQQEYMEVNEQLSYLKSEYDRQVRMKAENITSQKSYLKAESEYKTAVAKHTGLDKQLRMLNILPSSVRAGNISSVVSIYAPISGSITKVNISKGSYLSPATEILEIIDTDHIHLELSVFEKDILKVKKGQEIDFKIPEASSDTYKAEVHLVGTSIEENRTIKVHGHLDNEEKTHFLTGMFIDASIITDSAFAKAVPNQAVVEVDGVFYVLVLDQKEGDTYYFNQEEVEVKSSYNGFTVIENKSSFDSDTKFLTQGAFNLIGD
- a CDS encoding CusA/CzcA family heavy metal efflux RND transporter; translated protein: MLSHIINFSLKNKFVVLLFTAFIVGFGLYSLSQIPIGAVPDVTNNQVQVITTSRNLSTQDMEQFITYPVELEMANLPGVKEIRSVSKFGLSVVTIVFEDDMGTYLPRQLIAEKIKSASDKIPEGFGTPEMGPITTGLGEIYQYILDVEPEFKDQYTAEDLRTIQDWIVKRQLSGIPGVVEVNTWGGLLKQYEVAIDTEKLNAMEISARDVFTALEMNNSVSGGGYIEKVNQAFFIRGEGLVSSLEDIRNIVVINKNGIPIYIKDVASVGFGNAIRFGAITGNGEGEKVLGQVMMLKDANSKKVIDAVKERVASISKSLPEGVYINPFLDRSELIAKTTFTVSENLILGCLIVIFVVVLLLGNFRSGLVVASVIPLCLLFALSLMYVFGVDANLMSLGAIDFGIIIDGAVIIVEFIAFEITRKKAEINAFAKAGQQELKDKITFNGASKMMNSAIFGQLIILIVFIPILSLDGVEGKMFKPMALTFSFALIGAMILCFTYVPVVASIFLKPSTATDKNISVRLMKWLNKVYEPVIHWALQSKKIVMGIAIGLLAFSIFLYSTMGGEFVPTLDEGDFVIQPILKTGTSLSKTIEITTEIEQILIKQFPEVKQVVTRIGAAEVPTDPMSMEESDVIIVLEPKSEWTSASSKDELADKFKEALAVIPGMEVEFTQPIEMRFNELITGVRADIAVKIFGEDLEILAKKGSEIGALIENVPGAADVSVEKVAGLPEMSVQYDRAKIARYGLNIQELNDMISMGFAGKIAGSVFEGEKRFDLVVRLDKNKRQDIDNLKNLYVDVPAGGKIPLSELADISYQKGAAKISRDNTRRRIVVGINVRNRDLQSVVDDIQKLINENVKLPVGYSITYGGQFENLQSAKSRLMIAVPIALVLIFVLLYFAFKSVKEALMIYSAIPLAAVGGILLLWIRDLPFSISAGVGFIALFGIAVLNGIVLIEHFKELQKEGFESMEALIKQGTKDRLRAVLLTASAAALGFLPMAISTNAGAEVQRPLATVVIGGLITATLLTLVVLPVLYAYLYTPPKEKKKGSSQKAIAGASVLVLLFSLNVQAQQQPKTLEELIPLAIQNNEGLKASALQVEQSDALINSAFSFDKTEVYYHFDENNLAFNDQPLRVFGIQQNFSFPTVYFSEKKRNEANSTLVLNAYDIKEKGMKRQVTTAYYNYQISKEKEDTYKQLDSLYTNFSRIATRRFELGETNYLEKITATSKQKQIHLAYTQVQKEVSLAYRSLLKVIQVDEAIAIAREPTLKVSMRTLEIGKSPEISFYESRIALLEAESRFEKQKLLPDISLNYFQGSNSQLNGNLYGYQFGLKIPILFSGQSSRIQAAKIAEDIATAESSEYEIQLSAKLDALQVNLTQLQEALDYYEKEGNMLSEEILKTADGSFRNGEIDFYQYIQSLESAYDIKLGHLDKLKEYNQTIIAINYLTL